A section of the Mycoplasmopsis synoviae ATCC 25204 genome encodes:
- the tig gene encoding trigger factor — MSDFKFTNTETELVVSLFASKEQVDKEYQKLETEALKKIKVNGYRAGKAPKEVLRARLNSKDLLDRVLQNLSKENLNEVYKQLMERKEPVTFAYTIDLKEKENGLTFDYKFAKVPTVSDLDVKSAKTELKLEKVTDKDVLESIETRLNEGRSRVKVEDEAKKGDEVLFDFKGYIDGEAFEGGEAEDYSLVLGSAQFIAGFEEQLLGKKAGWKGEIKATFPSTYYVKNYRDKEATFEINLKEVRRVNSLKLDSKEFKDSPLGSEEYLGQYKVFVKKDLVVSRFIQSQRDFLDELVKELSQSVKFHISDLLLKEKIAQLDKQFNDQLKQYKVKRKEYLKVIKATEEDIQVELKTSAVNEYKLSYIYQELLKEFKKEFTEEEKKQYQEVFDALKFTSPSNDLLDQLAVLEGLLEKTSRTKELKAWNDYKVYLVEELKKLDKEIQSMQEKQTQEPAEEKVENKEEK, encoded by the coding sequence ATGTCAGATTTTAAATTTACAAATACAGAAACAGAACTTGTAGTTTCTTTATTTGCTTCAAAAGAACAAGTTGATAAAGAATATCAAAAGCTTGAAACAGAAGCTCTTAAAAAAATTAAAGTCAATGGATATAGAGCTGGTAAAGCTCCTAAAGAAGTGCTAAGAGCTAGATTAAATTCAAAAGATTTACTTGATAGAGTTTTACAAAATCTTTCAAAAGAAAATTTAAATGAAGTTTATAAACAATTAATGGAAAGAAAAGAACCAGTTACTTTTGCTTATACAATTGATTTAAAAGAAAAAGAAAACGGACTTACATTTGATTATAAATTTGCCAAAGTTCCAACCGTTAGTGATTTAGATGTTAAGTCAGCTAAAACAGAATTAAAATTAGAAAAAGTAACTGATAAAGACGTTTTAGAATCTATTGAAACTAGATTAAATGAAGGTAGAAGTAGAGTTAAAGTTGAAGACGAAGCCAAAAAAGGTGATGAAGTTCTTTTTGACTTTAAAGGTTACATTGATGGCGAAGCTTTTGAAGGTGGAGAAGCTGAAGATTATTCACTAGTTTTAGGATCAGCGCAATTTATAGCTGGTTTTGAAGAACAACTTCTTGGAAAAAAAGCTGGATGAAAAGGTGAAATTAAAGCAACTTTTCCTTCAACATATTACGTTAAAAACTATAGAGATAAAGAAGCTACTTTTGAAATTAATTTAAAAGAAGTTAGAAGAGTTAACTCACTAAAATTAGATAGCAAAGAATTTAAAGATTCACCTTTAGGATCTGAAGAATACTTAGGACAATACAAAGTTTTTGTTAAAAAAGATTTAGTTGTTTCTAGATTTATTCAAAGCCAAAGAGATTTCCTTGATGAACTTGTTAAAGAATTATCTCAAAGCGTTAAATTCCATATTTCTGATTTACTTTTAAAAGAAAAAATTGCTCAATTAGATAAACAATTTAACGACCAACTAAAACAATATAAAGTAAAAAGAAAAGAATATCTTAAAGTAATTAAAGCTACTGAAGAAGATATTCAAGTAGAACTTAAAACTTCAGCAGTTAACGAATATAAATTAAGCTACATTTACCAAGAATTATTAAAAGAATTCAAAAAAGAATTCACAGAAGAAGAAAAAAAACAATATCAAGAAGTATTTGATGCTCTTAAATTTACATCACCTTCAAATGACTTATTAGATCAATTAGCAGTTTTAGAAGGACTTCTTGAAAAAACTTCAAGAACTAAAGAACTTAAAGCTTGAAACGATTACAAAGTTTATCTTGTAGAAGAACTTAAAAAGCTTGACAAAGAAATTCAAAGCATGCAAGAAAAACAAACTCAAGAACCAGCTGAGGAAAAAGTAGAGAATAAAGAAGAAAAATAA
- a CDS encoding YneF family protein: MVEMQTYAFVLMMIFVVIGVGFAVAIVTFIYVKKLFEKQMRENPPISEKMIKVMFEQMGRPASQKQIKQVMNSMKAAKDSK, encoded by the coding sequence ATGGTTGAAATGCAAACTTATGCATTTGTTCTGATGATGATTTTTGTTGTAATAGGAGTTGGTTTTGCAGTAGCTATTGTTACATTTATTTATGTTAAAAAGTTATTTGAAAAACAAATGAGAGAAAATCCACCTATTTCAGAAAAAATGATTAAAGTAATGTTTGAACAAATGGGTCGTCCAGCGTCACAGAAACAAATCAAACAAGTTATGAATTCAATGAAAGCTGCGAAAGATTCAAAATAA
- a CDS encoding M20/M25/M40 family metallo-hydrolase, whose protein sequence is MKKEFKNRLKEFLEISAMSRYEEPVVDELKKTLNKLDFSLSRDNFGSLIAYKKAKSAKAPKVMIAAHMDEVGFLVRSIDSKGQLLLSPVGGIWPTTVVGTKAVLITSENKKYNGVFGHTSIHIMEREKVTKALTNKELYADFGFSSDKEALEHGVQVGDRVAMTGESVELFNDDLVAGKAMDNRAGVAVLEQVAKEVSDLKLDVNLYLVWTVQEEVGTRGAITSTSLVDPDIAIALDTTSSHDTINTIPGTTSLGKGAALRVFDNGMMADPKLISFLLKVAKKHKVKAYKFVSMGGGTDASSMQYAKGGAATTTLSLPQRYLHSPIGICSVSDLLETKKLLVNFVKELTTQKYEKEIKYS, encoded by the coding sequence ATGAAAAAAGAATTTAAAAATAGATTAAAAGAATTTTTAGAAATTTCAGCAATGTCTCGTTATGAAGAACCAGTTGTTGATGAACTAAAAAAAACTTTAAATAAATTAGACTTTAGTCTTTCAAGAGATAATTTCGGATCTTTAATTGCCTATAAAAAAGCCAAAAGCGCAAAAGCGCCAAAAGTAATGATTGCCGCTCACATGGATGAGGTTGGTTTTCTAGTTAGATCAATTGATTCTAAAGGTCAGCTACTACTATCTCCTGTTGGAGGAATTTGACCAACTACAGTTGTAGGAACTAAAGCGGTATTAATCACTAGTGAAAATAAAAAATATAATGGTGTATTTGGTCACACTAGCATTCACATCATGGAAAGAGAAAAAGTTACCAAAGCTCTAACCAACAAAGAGCTTTACGCAGACTTTGGTTTCTCTAGCGATAAGGAAGCTTTAGAGCATGGCGTTCAAGTTGGTGATAGAGTTGCAATGACCGGTGAAAGTGTTGAGCTTTTCAACGATGATTTAGTGGCTGGTAAAGCAATGGATAATAGAGCTGGAGTTGCGGTTTTAGAACAAGTTGCAAAAGAAGTTTCTGATTTAAAACTAGATGTTAATTTATATTTAGTTTGAACTGTTCAAGAAGAAGTAGGAACCAGAGGAGCTATAACTAGCACCTCGCTAGTAGATCCTGATATTGCAATCGCGCTTGATACTACTTCATCACATGATACAATTAATACAATTCCAGGAACAACATCATTAGGCAAAGGTGCAGCTCTTAGAGTTTTTGATAATGGCATGATGGCCGATCCAAAACTGATAAGTTTTTTACTAAAAGTTGCCAAGAAACATAAAGTTAAAGCTTATAAATTTGTTTCAATGGGCGGAGGAACTGACGCTTCTTCAATGCAATATGCAAAAGGAGGAGCAGCAACAACTACGCTATCTCTTCCACAGAGATATTTACATAGCCCAATTGGAATTTGTTCGGTTTCAGATTTACTTGAAACAAAAAAATTACTTGTTAATTTTGTAAAAGAATTAACAACACAAAAATACGAAAAAGAAATTAAATATAGTTAG
- the infC gene encoding translation initiation factor IF-3 — MSEEGEKLGLYQKDKILQIAKEQGKDLVLIATDPTPVVRILDYGKFKYISKKNQKEKKEKQSNVQNKEIRLTPFIGKADLETKSKKAREYLLKGDRIKVSLKLRGREIARKELGFETLDKFYQTLVDICDSSLDVKNPSERFLNINLLPNKQKIAKYLKDLKEKDKDKDLQNKDK, encoded by the coding sequence ATTTCTGAAGAAGGTGAAAAATTAGGTTTATATCAAAAAGATAAAATTCTTCAAATTGCCAAAGAGCAAGGAAAAGATTTAGTTTTAATTGCAACCGATCCAACACCTGTGGTTAGAATTTTAGATTATGGAAAATTTAAATACATTTCTAAAAAGAACCAAAAAGAGAAAAAAGAAAAACAATCTAATGTTCAAAATAAAGAAATTAGACTAACTCCTTTTATTGGTAAAGCTGACTTAGAAACCAAAAGTAAAAAAGCAAGAGAATACCTTCTTAAAGGTGATCGTATTAAAGTTTCTTTAAAGTTAAGAGGCCGTGAAATTGCACGTAAAGAATTAGGATTTGAGACCTTAGATAAGTTTTATCAAACTCTTGTAGATATTTGTGATTCATCGCTAGATGTTAAAAATCCTAGTGAGCGTTTTTTAAATATAAACCTGCTACCTAATAAACAAAAAATAGCAAAATATCTAAAAGACTTAAAAGAAAAAGACAAAGATAAAGATTTACAAAATAAGGACAAATAA
- the rpmI gene encoding 50S ribosomal protein L35, with translation MPKMKTKSALKKRVKVTATGKIKREQAFRSHLAQNKTKKQKRQSRKASFMKRSDFKRFKFML, from the coding sequence ATGCCAAAAATGAAAACTAAAAGCGCTTTAAAAAAGCGTGTTAAAGTTACAGCAACTGGAAAAATTAAACGTGAACAAGCATTTAGATCTCATCTTGCGCAAAATAAAACTAAAAAACAAAAAAGACAATCTCGTAAAGCTTCATTTATGAAAAGAAGTGACTTCAAGAGATTTAAGTTTATGTTATAA
- the rplT gene encoding 50S ribosomal protein L20 — protein sequence MARVKGGTVTRARRKKWIKLAKGYFGHKSVGYKVAKQAVVKSWTYAFRDRKQVKRNFRKLWIARINAAVRPHGLSYSQFINGLKKAEVLINRKMLSELAINQPQTFEKLVKLVQGK from the coding sequence ATGGCTAGAGTAAAAGGCGGAACCGTTACCAGAGCAAGAAGAAAAAAATGAATAAAACTTGCTAAAGGATATTTCGGTCACAAATCAGTTGGTTACAAAGTTGCAAAACAAGCAGTTGTTAAATCTTGAACTTACGCTTTTAGAGACCGTAAGCAAGTAAAAAGAAACTTTAGAAAATTATGAATCGCTCGTATTAATGCAGCGGTTAGACCACATGGATTAAGTTATTCACAATTTATTAATGGTCTTAAAAAAGCTGAAGTTTTAATTAACAGAAAAATGCTTTCAGAACTTGCAATCAATCAACCACAAACTTTTGAAAAGTTAGTTAAACTTGTTCAAGGAAAATAA
- the metK gene encoding methionine adenosyltransferase, with protein MKKLFTSESVGRGHPDKICDQISDAILDAYLTWDPHSKVAVETMVSGNNVFIAGEVKSKVTVDVIEIAKNVLRNIGYYSNNTSFITDIKSQSENIAMGVNLQDSDDLGAGDQGFMFGYATNETSQYMPLGITLCNKIVSRAGMLIKNQEFKDAKEDMKTQVTLDYSDPQNVKVDSIIFSCHHNEKYNETKFKNYIKTQILKPVLDEFNLELPERILINPTGKFVIGGPFSDTGLTGRKIIVDTYGGSARHGGGAFSGKDATKLDRSGAYMARWIAKNLVAANIADKIEVQIAYSIGVAKPVSVMVNTFGENKVPEDVVLDAILNNFELTPKGIIKSLNLNKPIYQKSSVYGHFGREDFQFTWESLDKVEAIREFVISKGFNI; from the coding sequence ATGAAAAAACTCTTCACTAGTGAATCAGTTGGTAGAGGACATCCTGATAAAATTTGTGATCAAATTTCAGATGCAATTTTAGATGCATATTTAACATGAGATCCTCATTCTAAAGTAGCAGTTGAAACCATGGTAAGTGGAAATAATGTCTTCATCGCCGGAGAAGTTAAATCTAAAGTAACTGTGGACGTGATTGAAATTGCTAAAAACGTTTTACGTAACATTGGTTATTATTCAAATAACACTTCATTTATAACAGATATAAAATCGCAATCAGAAAATATCGCTATGGGAGTTAATCTTCAAGATAGCGATGATCTAGGAGCTGGTGACCAAGGATTTATGTTTGGTTACGCAACTAATGAAACCAGCCAGTATATGCCACTGGGAATTACTTTATGTAATAAGATCGTAAGCCGCGCTGGAATGCTAATTAAAAATCAAGAATTCAAAGACGCTAAAGAGGATATGAAAACTCAAGTAACTCTTGATTATAGTGATCCACAAAACGTTAAAGTTGACAGTATTATATTTAGCTGTCATCACAATGAAAAATATAACGAAACAAAATTCAAAAACTACATTAAAACTCAAATTCTAAAGCCAGTTTTAGATGAATTTAATTTAGAACTTCCTGAAAGAATTTTAATTAATCCAACTGGTAAATTTGTAATCGGTGGACCATTTTCAGATACAGGTTTAACAGGTAGAAAAATAATAGTAGATACCTACGGAGGATCAGCTCGTCATGGTGGAGGAGCTTTCTCTGGAAAAGATGCAACCAAACTTGATCGTTCAGGAGCATACATGGCTCGTTGAATTGCCAAAAATTTAGTTGCAGCTAATATCGCAGATAAAATTGAAGTTCAAATTGCTTATTCAATTGGAGTAGCTAAGCCAGTATCGGTAATGGTTAATACATTTGGGGAAAATAAAGTTCCAGAAGATGTAGTGCTTGACGCAATACTAAATAACTTTGAATTAACTCCAAAAGGAATTATTAAAAGTTTAAATTTAAACAAACCAATTTATCAAAAATCATCAGTGTATGGACACTTTGGTAGAGAAGATTTTCAATTTACTTGAGAGTCACTTGATAAAGTAGAAGCAATTAGAGAATTTGTAATTTCAAAAGGATTTAATATTTAA
- the lysS gene encoding lysine--tRNA ligase, with translation MSIKLTEQEQIRLSKLDTYKKLNINPFEKIEKNLNYVYSKDLKEKYSSYSKEELESMDLYFDLYGRITSQRGPFIVIKDYFDKIQLYFNKKEHLYLAELVSNLDLGDIIHAHGKLSKTNTGELVVKIKTLKLLTKALKPLPDKFHGLSDIEEIYRHRYLDLISNEHSMEVFKKRSKIISLIRRYFDSNMYLEVETPFLSNYISGAAAKPFKTFHNALSQEFTLRIATEIPLKKLLIGGIDRVYEMGRIFRNEGIDTTHNPEFTTIEFYEAYSNLEKMMQRTEELFKLIAKELNLKTLQNKGEEINLEEPFKRVNMIDEVSKATGVDFRNVTLEKALELAKEHGVKLKKYYTVGHISNELFEKLIEKTLVQPTFVMGHPIEISPLTYEASDPRYVERAELFINGKEYANMYTELSNPIEQLKRFEDQLNEKAQGNDESSDIDWDFIEALKYGMPPAGGCGIGIDRLVMLFTEKESIRDVLFFPTLKNKKSQG, from the coding sequence ATGAGCATTAAATTAACAGAACAAGAACAAATTAGATTATCTAAATTAGATACATATAAAAAATTAAATATCAATCCATTTGAAAAAATTGAAAAGAATTTAAACTACGTATATTCAAAAGATTTAAAAGAAAAATATTCTAGCTATTCTAAAGAAGAGCTAGAAAGCATGGATCTTTATTTTGATTTATATGGAAGAATAACTTCACAAAGAGGACCTTTTATTGTTATAAAAGACTACTTTGATAAAATCCAACTTTATTTCAATAAAAAAGAACACCTATATTTAGCAGAGTTAGTTAGCAACTTAGATTTAGGTGACATTATTCATGCACATGGAAAGCTATCAAAGACTAATACCGGAGAACTTGTTGTTAAAATAAAAACTTTAAAACTTTTAACAAAAGCGCTAAAACCTCTTCCTGATAAATTCCACGGTCTTAGTGACATTGAAGAAATATATCGTCATAGATATTTAGATTTAATATCAAATGAACATTCAATGGAAGTATTTAAAAAACGTAGCAAAATAATTTCTTTAATAAGAAGGTATTTTGATTCGAATATGTATCTTGAAGTTGAAACCCCATTTTTAAGTAACTATATTTCAGGAGCAGCCGCTAAACCTTTTAAAACTTTTCATAACGCTTTAAGCCAAGAATTTACTTTAAGAATAGCGACTGAAATTCCTCTTAAAAAACTTTTAATTGGAGGAATTGATAGAGTTTATGAAATGGGAAGAATCTTTAGAAACGAAGGAATAGATACAACCCATAATCCAGAATTTACTACTATAGAATTCTATGAAGCTTATTCTAATTTAGAAAAAATGATGCAACGCACTGAAGAGCTTTTTAAATTAATCGCCAAAGAATTAAATTTAAAAACTCTCCAAAATAAAGGCGAGGAAATAAATCTAGAAGAGCCATTTAAAAGAGTAAATATGATCGATGAAGTTTCTAAAGCAACTGGAGTTGATTTTAGAAACGTAACACTAGAAAAAGCGCTTGAGCTAGCAAAAGAACACGGTGTAAAACTTAAAAAATATTACACCGTAGGACATATCTCTAATGAGCTTTTTGAAAAACTAATTGAAAAAACTTTAGTTCAACCAACTTTTGTAATGGGGCATCCTATCGAAATTTCTCCTCTAACATACGAAGCTAGTGATCCTAGATATGTTGAAAGAGCAGAGTTATTTATCAACGGTAAAGAATATGCAAATATGTATACCGAGCTTAGCAACCCAATTGAACAGCTTAAAAGATTTGAAGATCAATTAAATGAAAAAGCACAAGGTAACGATGAATCTAGTGACATTGATTGAGACTTTATAGAAGCTCTAAAATACGGAATGCCTCCAGCAGGAGGATGTGGTATTGGAATTGATCGTCTGGTAATGCTTTTTACTGAAAAAGAATCAATTCGTGACGTTTTATTTTTCCCTACACTTAAAAACAAAAAAAGTCAAGGCTAA
- a CDS encoding ABC transporter ATP-binding protein produces the protein MIFNFKKNNKKPDPEIKDKDKEKNKEQDQAKTKEKDKTQKLEKEKKIVLKSKPKKEPKPKRAPRISLKEKNQRKFNDDLEEQNVEVLNKKELGVKVTKKNIFELLDKDGGKNKVLVDAKIAKILKKASSKKRAKDEQKALTNSKDAIIEVRNVSKYYLLGNVVTRVLKDISVTINKGEFVLIYGKSGGGKSTLLNLISGLDRPNNGHIIVCDTNLPYYSDSQLTYFRRKHVSFIFQNYNLLNNLNGYDNVLTGAYLQKDKSKKLDIDELFKEFDLLDIKDKYPSQMSGGQQQRVSILRALAKNAEIIFADEPTGALDEKTSQIVLSYLVDINQKLKTTIVMVTHDPKAIEIANKVITVSKGKIESVKINKSPKHPKEIYLH, from the coding sequence ATGATTTTTAACTTCAAAAAAAATAATAAAAAACCAGATCCCGAAATTAAAGATAAAGACAAAGAAAAAAATAAGGAACAAGATCAAGCTAAAACCAAAGAAAAAGATAAAACCCAAAAGCTTGAAAAAGAAAAAAAGATTGTCTTAAAATCTAAACCAAAAAAAGAACCAAAACCTAAAAGAGCTCCTCGTATATCATTAAAAGAAAAAAACCAAAGAAAATTTAACGATGATTTAGAAGAGCAAAACGTTGAGGTTTTAAATAAAAAAGAGCTTGGCGTAAAAGTAACTAAGAAAAATATCTTTGAGCTTCTTGACAAAGACGGCGGAAAAAATAAAGTTTTAGTCGATGCTAAAATTGCCAAAATTCTAAAAAAAGCCAGTAGCAAAAAAAGAGCTAAAGACGAGCAAAAAGCTTTAACAAATTCTAAAGATGCAATTATAGAAGTTAGAAATGTTTCTAAATACTATCTTTTAGGAAATGTTGTAACTCGGGTTTTAAAAGATATTTCAGTTACTATTAATAAAGGTGAATTCGTCTTAATTTACGGTAAATCAGGTGGCGGAAAATCAACATTGCTTAACTTAATTTCAGGACTTGATCGTCCTAATAATGGTCATATAATAGTATGCGATACTAACCTTCCATACTATAGCGATTCGCAGCTAACATACTTTAGAAGAAAGCACGTTAGCTTTATCTTCCAAAACTATAACCTTTTAAATAATTTAAATGGTTATGATAATGTTTTAACAGGAGCTTATCTTCAAAAAGATAAATCAAAAAAATTAGACATTGATGAGTTATTTAAAGAATTTGATCTTTTAGATATAAAAGATAAATATCCATCACAAATGTCAGGAGGTCAGCAGCAAAGAGTTTCAATTTTAAGAGCGCTAGCTAAAAACGCTGAAATTATCTTTGCCGATGAGCCTACCGGAGCTCTTGACGAAAAAACTTCGCAAATAGTTTTATCTTATTTAGTTGATATCAACCAAAAGCTAAAAACTACCATTGTAATGGTTACCCACGATCCTAAAGCTATTGAAATTGCAAATAAAGTCATAACAGTATCAAAAGGAAAAATTGAAAGTGTTAAAATAAATAAAAGTCCAAAACATCCAAAAGAAATATATCTGCATTAA